The Capsicum annuum cultivar UCD-10X-F1 chromosome 1, UCD10Xv1.1, whole genome shotgun sequence sequence GATTCTTCTTAAGTACAAGCTTCACTTTTCCATAATTAGCAGTAGAAGCATGaataaaatcaatcatctctTTGGGAAGCTTGGTCTTTGACAATTTGCTCAAAACAGCtattatagtttcagtttcaagaCCAACTGACACAGCTGCATACAACGAGTGAGGCGTCAAGTTGTACTCATGCATCGACTCCGGCCtacaaaataaaagtaattcCATTAACCCTCTCCAAACATCCAGAAACAAACAAGAACATAGGTTCCAGATTGTCAGACACAAAAAAGGTACCTGCAAACAGGCTCAGCAATAGCAATGAGAAAATCATAGGCTTGCTTATATAATGGAGAGAAGGTTTCAAGGAAAATTCTTCCATCTGCGCAAGCCCACAATGGACGATTCGCATGATCGGGTTTGAGTTCCAGTTTAGTGAAATCCATCTTCTTCCCTTCCCTCTCACCTATTTTATAACAGATTCAAATGTTTCTACATCAATTGAGTTTAAACATAACACAAATGTATCATATAAAGCATCACCAAGTGTAATTATAAAGTGCGGCAATGGttatacaacaataacaatagcatACCTAGTGTAATCCTACAAGCGGAATCTAGGGAGGATAACATGTACAACCGTAGAAATAGTAACACTAATACATGATACTCCCTcggtttcaatttgtttgtcctactttcctttttaatttgtttcaaaaaaaataccTCTTACCATTTTTGGCAATTCTTTAATCCTAGCCTTGCATGTGGCATGGTTAACActacaagattaaaggatattttggtacatttcaCATGTCTTTTAGCTTAAAACCGCAAGATTTAAAAgttctctttactttcttaaaactCCATGGCAAGTCAAAACCAGACAagcaaattgaaatggagggagtagtagTTTCCAAATAAGGCTTTATACTTTTATACACATATATAGTCTGAGCCTAGCTTTATTAACCCGATgttctatcaaaaacaacctctctatctctacgaGTCGATGATAaagtctgcatacactctaccctccccacaCCCTacttatgggattacactgggtatgttatagTTGTTGCCTTTATATATAGTTCGAGTCTAGCTATTTAAGCTAAGATTCTAttaaaaacaacctctctatctctgtGAGGTAAGAATAAATTTTGCacacactctatcctccccataCCTATAGTTGTGATAGGTTGTTTTCGCTTATTGGTGGAAATTGTTGTGTTGTTCTAGCTGCTAGACCGGATAGGGTGTTTTGTGCGTGACTGTTATTTCCCTACTGTTGCcttgtttgtttgcttgtctGTTTGGGGCCTTATTTTGCTCTGTGAGTAGTGGCGGTGGGGGTTAATGGTGGAATAGGGTCTTGTCCGCAGGGGCTGGGGCAGGGGGTCGTTTTGGGAGGGGGAGAAGAGGGGAGGGCTGGGGTGGGTGGGGGGTATAGGTCGGGTGTTAGGGCTGGATCGGTGAGGGGTGGCAGAGGTAGGCAAGAGGCGAGAGGCGAGAGAGGgtaggttgagggtagggtcttggaacatagggacccttTAGGGTAAGTCTGTTGAGCtagtgaagattcttaagaagaggaggattaacattgcgtgtgttcaggagactaagtgggtagggtttAAGGCTAGagatgtggatgggtacaagctgtggtactcggGGAGTGAGAGGCGTTGAAATGGAGtgggcatcttagtggatgaggagcttagaGGCCAGGTGGTGGAGGTTAGGAGGGTCAGTGATAGGCTAATGtcgattaagttggtcattgggggggtTACGTtgcatgtgtgtagtgtttatgcatCGCAAGCGGGCTTGGACTAAGATGTGAAAGCGAGTTTTTGGGAGGCTCTAGACGAGGAGGTGAGAAGCATGCCTAACTCGGAGAAGATTGTCATAGCGGGGGGACTTTAATGGGCACATCGGGGTTTTACCGGGAGGCTATGATGGTGTGCATAGGGGTTTTGATTTCGGGGATAGAAATGGTGAGGGAGCTGCcctattggattttgcgagggcttttgggttggtggtagtgaaCTCGAGCTTTTcgaaggaggatcacctgattaccttcgGAAGCAcaatagccaagactcagattgatttttatgctgcttaggaagggggatagagcgTTTTGTCATTCCGAGTGAGTATCTTTCGACCCACCACAGGTTTTTGGTGATAGACTTGAtaatcaagaagagaaagatgaGAAGGGTCGGGGAGggtcgacctagaattaagtggggaaGCTTGACACCATTTAGTGCgctggagataggggagaaggtggcggaaatgggggtgtgggagtgcagGGGAGACGTGGAtgttatgtgggatagggctgtcAGCTGCATCACGGTGactgctagagaagtgttgggtgtttcgaggggcCGGGCAGGCCggcataagggggactggtggtggaatgaagaagttaagacaaaagtggagattaagaaaggggcgtatgttaagttgattgagagtaaagaagaagatgagaagcgGGCGAATAGGGAAGTGTACAAAGTGGcaaagaaggaggctaagttagcagttacggttGCCAAGACAACAACGTTTGAGAGTTTGTATGCGGGGCTTAAGGAGAAAGGCGGGGAAAAGAGATTGTATAGGCTGGCTAAAGCTAGGGAGCGGAAGGATCGTGACCTCGATCatgtgaagtgcattaagggggaggatggtagagttttggtggaggatgtccACATTAAGAGGTGATGGCAGGAGTATTTTCGTGGATTGTTAAACGAGGAGGGGGACAAAAGCATTcggttaggggagctggagcactcagaggaaaACCGGAATCTCAGCTACTGCAGACGTTTTAGggttgaggaggtcagagaggctatttgTAGGATGCGGAGGGGTAGGGCAACAGGGCCGGACGAAattccggtggatttttgaaagtttacTGGTGgagcaggtttaaggtggttcACTGATCtgtttaacgacattttcaagtCTGCgaaaatgcctgaggcttggagatggagtactatgattccgttatataagaacaaaggtgacattcagagttgcaacaactataggggtactaagctattgagtcacactatgaagatttgggagagggtggttgagcggagattgaggagggtcgtgtccgtttcagagaaccagtttggatttatgcctggtcgctcgacgacagaggcaatccacctggtgaggagcTTGGTGAAGCAGTATAGGGATAGGAAGAGGGATTTacatatggtgttcatcgacttggagaaggcgtatgacaaagtccctagggagatGCTTTGGAGATGATTGGAAGTGAGAGGGGTCTCGGaggcgtacatcagagctattaaggacatgtacaaGAAagggaagactcgggtgaggacggcGAGAGGAGACTCAGAATATTTTTCGGTcgagatagggttgcatcagggatcgactctcagTCCGTTTCTGTTTGCgctggtgatggacgtgttgacgcggagtattcaagatgaggtgccttggtgtatgttatttgcagatgatgcagtgctgattgatgagacgcggggggttGTGAATGCAAGTTTAGTAGGCTAagttaaagatttggaggcaaactcttgaagctaaggggttcaggttgagtaggtctaagACGGAgcatatggaatgcaagtttagtgactcgaagCAGGAGGACggagtggtggtgaggttggattcccaggatgtttgtaagagggataattttaagtatctcgggtctatgattcaggggaatggcgagattgatgaggatgtctctaaacgtattggagcaggttggatgaagtggaggctcgcttcgggagtgttgtgtgataagaaagtgcccttaaagcttaaaggtaagttctacagagtggcagtccgtccgtcCATGTTGTATGGTGttgagtgttggccagtcaagaacgcccacattcaaaaattgaaggtagcggaaatgagaatgttgcgttggatgtgtggacttactagagaggatagagttaggaatgagattatctgggagaaggtaggagtggcgtcggtggaagacaagatgcgggagggaaggctgagatggtttgggcatatgataaggaggggcacggatgccccagtttgtaggtgtgagaggctagctttagatggtttcaggaggagtagagataggccgaagaaatactggagagagatGATTAGACTTGACATGAAGTTGTTTTAGCTTACTGAGGACaagaccctagataggaaggtgtggaggtcgcggataagggtagaagacTAATGCGAGGGTGGGTTGTATCTTGTAGTTAGGGAGCTCTTGCGTAGCCGGGTTAGTAaccctaggactgtgtccattgGTAGGAGCTGCTAGTGTATACTATTATTACCAGGTGGgtccttttcttatttcttattttcatattaCTCTTATTTTCGTGTCTCTcgtatttctatttttgttagtccttatttcttatttcgGTTATGCCACCAATCCTGTTTTCGTGTATTACTTTGATCTTGctaactattctttatcttgagccggaagtctatcggaaacaacctctctacttcttcggaggtagcgatatggactgcgtacattttaccctccccaaaccccacttggtgggaattcactgggtttgttgttgttgttgtgtaccctccccataccccacGTGTGGGATTACGCTAGGTATGTTGATTTTGTTGTGAATTGTGATATATAGTCCGAGTCTAGCTTTATTTAAGCCGAGTTTCTACCGGAACCAACCTCTCTATCTATACGCAGTAAGAATAAAGTCTCTCCAGACCCTACTTGTGgcattacactaggtatgttgttgttgtgttgacGTTATATATAGTCCGAGTTTAGCGTTATTTAAGCCGAGtttctatcagaaacaacctctctatctcaacGAGACAAGGATAAGGTCTCGGTAAACTCTACCCTCCCAGACGCAACTTGTGTGATTAcacagggtatgttgttgttgttatatagaGTTGGAGTCGAAGACAATGGACGATACACTATATTCTTGATCCACTTAAATGTAAAGATAGAGAGTAATACTACCATCATGAAAATCATCACCCCCTTCTTCATACTGATCATCAGCAGCAGCTGAAGCTCTATATTCCTCCTTCAtcaccaaaaaaacaaaatttaagaaataaaaatacaatcttTATCAATTTATATTTCAACATTACACCAAATTAACATATTAAATTAGCTGGGAAATCAATTAAAACCTTAGAAGCAAACTTGATCTTCTTACTTGGTCGACCTTTCTCACCTGAATTCAATAACAATTTTTCAACAAACTACACATACAAAGCTATAcatacaaatttaaaaaaaaaaaaaaaaaaaaaacaaattttttttactaatttttggggattttttttattttttttgaaatgaaaaaaataccgTGTCCGTGATGACCCATTTCTGAAATGGTTGTAATTTGATTGTTGAATCCCAAATTTGAGCTTGGAGATATTCTCTCTGTGGTTTTATAGAGTTGTAATGGCGGTTTTGAGGTAAATTGGCAAATACTTAATAAGTCTGGGTGCTTAGGAGAAATATATACTTTTTGGAAAGGGGaaatttttgggtattgttatTGTAACCCctgattttttaaaaagttacagTTACACCCTCAAACTTAAGACAAAAGaattacatgttttttttttttttcaaaaaaagaaaaagtgtatgttgaaaaagtattttcCTTCATAAtacatttttcactattttttggaGTATAATTTTACTTGAATGGTGAATGATTTTCGGAACAATCTCATTATCTTTACGAGGTAAGACTAAGATATATAAGATATAtaagagtattttttatttttatgtatatatataaattttgaaatttctaaACACAGCATTAGATAGTAATATGTTACTTGTATACCGTACCTTCTCCAGgcagggtatgttgttgtaatttagaaaatttaaacTTCAGGTTGTTTGGATTGACTTTTAATAAGGAACTTATAAACCAAAAGTCAAAAGTCATGAGTTGATACTAccctattttttacttttaacttattttgacacttttttacCTTGCCAAACACCCACGTGCAGGTTTGAATTTTAGGcactataattttattttacgAAATAAATTTTGGATAATCATATACCTGTTGTTGCCGtgcacaatatttttttcttgatattgtAATTATAATTGAGACATCTTGAACATTGAGTTGATTGTTTAGGAATCATACGATCACAATTCACAACATATTTTCTTTCTTGATATTGTAAAAAGCTACTACTTCCTGATACTTGAGAAATACTATTTGTTCTCCTTACCAGACATCAGTAATTTGTGAGAAAATACTTATTTTTTGTGAAAGTATTTTATGGAAAACATTTTCAATCGAGCCAAACACGCCCACTCTAGCAAATTGACATAAATAGAGAAGGTAAATCAGTAGACAATCAAAATCTGCTATGATTTTTCTTCAGTAAAAAGCACACAAAGCCACATCAACCTAATTCTTGAACTACCAAAATGAGATGCAACCAGTGGCCAGATTGTCACATTTACAGAAAGTAGAATCAATGTTCTGTCCTGAATTTCGGGTTTAGCGCGTTTTGATCAGCCCTATACATAGTTTTTCTTAAAGGACACCATGTACAGTCTCAGAATGAAAAGCCGGcaacttcttcatcttcatcttcgtCTATGGCATCTTCATCGTCACTGAAAACCCGGATGTCATCTTCCTCTTCTTCATCCTCCTCGTCCATCATAGCCTTGTCCTTCCCTTTTCCATCCTTCAAACCGGTGCTCAATACTGCAGTTTCTCCTCTAGTTTTCTCCATATCTTTCCTCAGCTTTTCCATATTCTCCCTTCTGCGGTTTTCCTCTAATAGCTGCTTCTCCTCCCGTCTCTTGTCCAAGTCGGCCCTACAAGGAGAAGTTTGCAACAATAAGAAAGTGGACATAAAAGGATTTTAGCATATCCAATTATCAGtggtatttcaagaagtataaaCATTAAGTTTCAGGTACTGTAATACTTGTAGGTTTCCATGAACTCCTCAGCGCTGGCATCAATTGCCTTAAAAAAGGCGTCCATCCCAGCACCTGAAACTGCAGAGACTCCAACTGATCTGAGATTCTTGTAGAACTCCTCGAGTGCAAGAGAGAGGCTTCGAGTCAGAGTAGATGTGTAAGTGTTGTCCGCATCTAGTGCCGCATGAAACACCTCAAAATCTTTCATCCACTGCATTTGAAGTAGTAACATCACAAATCATAATTCCAGAAAAGCAGCAAACGAAAGTAAAAGCAAAAAAGGCTGAAAAATCAGTAGAATTTAATTGTGCACTCAACCACAACCACCCATTCCTCCCTTCTCTCTCCCCCCCTTCCCCTTGCACATGCACACACGCatataaacatatttttaaaTTGGTAAAAGGCTCATTATATTAATGTGCAGCAAAATGGGTTGCAAGTAGAATATATGAAAGATCAATCATGGTTTCCATGATAAAGACACACAACTGCACAACAATCATCATAACCAAAGGTTTACATGATGACACTGTGGTTTAGACTACTTAGCAAGCAGATACTGCACATAACAGGAACACTTTTTTTTGGGTGTACGGGCCAGCTTGCGCACACCTCGATTAATTCCATGGGGTCATCATTGGTTTATATTAAGTGCACAAATGGAATACTTTCCATAACAAACTTAATATGACTAATAGTGGAGACAGCCAGACCTTTCTCTTCCTCCCTGcgcttttcaagaaaaaaaaaaacagagtcGAAGTTTGTCATGTTACCTCCAACGCAAATTCATGATTAGCTACATCCGTCTTGTTAAATGCCAACACCAACGGCAACCTTGTTTTGTAGAGGATGCTACAAGCATACAGCATATTGCTCATAAAAGTAGCTGGACTTTCGGATCGTGGTGTATCAACTACATATGTCACCACAGTGGGAAAAGTAGATGCAAAAGCTTCAGTGATAATTGCACCAGAGGCAGACCAAGTGAATATCTCAATCTGTCCAGGAGTGTCCACGAGAACGTAGTCCAATTGGTCTGCTCGTTTTTCAATAACTGATATCACCTGCAAATAGATAGAAGAGGCTGTTGTCTCGACAGAGCTAGAGAAATATAATGTATGTAAACCTTGAATCCCCTCAAATCCTGCAGGGTACTCCCCCTCTAACAAATGATGAAGAGAGAATTGGTGAAAAGAACAAATACTACAAATAAAACTTCAATAATAGATTTTATTGCTTTCACATCTTTCCACCCTacattttcaaaaccaaagtaacTTTAACTGAGAAGACTATGATGCAATGTTTCAGCAAACTTTAGAGAAGCATCACTATTTGCTTCTACCATCTGGAAAGTCAAACCTGTTGTtcagaagaaaaacaaaaaggtCCAAATCACGGTTTCTAGACATGAGTAACACACTGATACCAACACCATGCTGCACAAAAACtctttgaaataagagaaaaaacaaaaaggtCCCAAATCACGGTTTCTAGACATGAGTAACACACTGATACCAACACCATGCTGCACAAAAACTCTTTGAAATAGGAGAAGAAAATGACTAATCAGCTGATCCAGAGAATTTCAGTTTGTTGCAGCAATCAAAATGTAAAACTAGTCAAACACATCTTTCTAACTAGCCAGAACATTGGACCTCAATACATATAGTGCACTCACCAGGTATCCTCAAGTTTTGAATTGGAAATGGGTTTTTTTGACATAACTAATgtaaaagcaacaacaacaacatatccagtatattcccacaaagtggggacATAACTAATGTAAAGGAAAAACAGAAAACCAAAGCCATTGAAGAACTGATTAATCTAGGTTGACCAACTTCAAATTCCTTATCAATAAACCGGAACCTAAAGTATATGATTGAACATAATGAGATATGATACGATCTACATTTGGATTAGACTTATTAATCAAACAGCTCTAGTAATAACTTGAAGATTAAAATCTGGATAACGTAAGTGGATTGGATGAAATTAGGTAACATATTCAATTCACTCCCAGAAAACATGGTCCAAGTGTTTGAGGAACAATTTTATTACTGAGTGCATACAGTCCCATAAAACAATTGTTGACTGACATGCAAATCCACTAAAATTTACAGACTAATATCCCTTAGACATTCACTCGGTCCATTTTTCTATCACAACAAGATACCAATCCAAAGAGAAGACTTGTATACCATAAAAGATGCAAGAGGGAGGAAACTACAAAACAAGGTTTCTCTAGATCACATTAGTTCAAGAAAAAATAGACTGCATATAGATAGACCCTCAAACTTGGAACATTTTCTCAGTTAGACACCACAATTTTTATAGTGATCATCTGAACACCTCTATTTTGTAGAGCTGTATCTCGTGCACACCTGTATCTGTAAGACCGTGTGCATGACAcattacaaataaaaagaaacacaGGAGTAAAATCTCAAATTATGATTTGTATCTTTGAAATCGGGAAACTAGGAAAAAAAGACAGTGAATTTGAATCTGGAAAATTGTGTTGAATTTTTGTTAACACagaaattacaacaacaacatacccagtgtattcccacatagtggggtctggggagggtagagtgtacatagACAATACCACTACCTcgggtgaagtagagaggctgtttccgataaacccccggcttaggaccgataacagtataacaaacacaaaagataagtgcatataaactagtatggtcaAGCCATATTACCACTAAACAATAATATAGAGTACAACCATGAAAACACTAGTTACATGATAACCCCCACCCCAAAGACTTAACCAGCATGATGTTCCCTCAGATTCAGATATGAAAAACTATAAAAACTATGCCTCAATCACAAATTAGTTAGCAAATAAGATTTAGTCCAGAAATTAAAGATGTCAATTTTCCTCTTGCTAGAGCAGAATCAAGCAGTAAGTTAGAATGAAGGTCGCCTGAATATTGATGAAAAGGCGTCTTCCACAGGAACAGGAGAGATGTACAAAAATGTAGAGGAAAAAGGAAGGTACAAGAAACAAGTCAACTATATCAACAGGTAGACTGCCTCAACCGAATGGATTTAAAAAATCTGCATCAAATTGAAATACTTGCAACTCAATATGAATAAGAAATTAGAAATGTTCATCAATGCCTAACCATAATCAGGTTGGCTAGTCCTCAATGcttcatttattttcttcattaacCCTTTCAACAAGGGTAAAGAATAAAAGGCATCAACTAGACTGTAAGGTTATCAGTGAAAATGACCCTAAAAGTTGAAGACCAGAGCTCTTCCGGGAAGAGGAACACATTTAAGTAAAGCATCAAAACTCTTGCTGATTCAGTGGTTACAGCATCTGGAAGAAATCTGCACCAGGTCATCACAACGATGAAGTACCGCCACAAATATTTTACTTATCTACAAGACAATGGACAAGCAACTTCAGCAGTTGGCATTTACCAACTTGTTAAAATCTGCGACCTGTCGCACTTGTTAAAATCTGCGACCTGTCGCACTTACTTCTTTCCATGGTGTTATCATTTTGCTTCCAAAGcttttttctttcatatgatCAAAACCAGAAAAACTTCAACTTAAGTTCAATTCCCCTCCTCAGCATTCACTTATTGCTGATCATAAAGCAGTGTATGAAAGTAAGAAAATTAGCCCCCCTTTACTCAACTAGATAAATGAACACCCTAACTTGATTTTCTTAGCACCCCTTTACACAACTTGATAAAAGTTAGAGAGTAAAAAGCAATGTGGGAAGAAACTCTATGTGGGAAGAAACTCTATGTCGGGTCATTTTAAGACTTTTAAGCGCTTAAAATTGACTGATAAATAAGTTGTATGCCATATCAGACTTCTATATTTACGCGACACATTCCTGCCTAGTTGAAGTGTCTATACGACCACTACCAAAACCAAAGTATCTAACGGACAACTTGTGCAAAGTTTAAGGGCTATCTATGTATTTACACAGGAAAGACAGGAAACGTCGTCTCACAGCctattcaataaaagaaaaaacagatcacatcaaaatttacctCATCAAACTTTGTGGCAAACAAGTTCAGTGAAGTAAGAATTCCTCCATTTGGCCCAAGATTGAATTGCTTCATGACTTCCTTGTATCGAACGGTatctctaatatcaatatttGCTCCAAATGGAAGGGTCAAGACAGCAGGATCAAGGTTCAAGACATAACCCCGAAGATTGGACGCCATTGTGTGGCAAACAAGCCGATGGAGAAACGTAGTTTTTCCACTACCTAATCGTCAACCAAAACAAGCGCTATATCACCTCTTCCAGTAAAAAATAGATCACAACAAACAACTTGGGACAAAGCTAGTATCTCAAAAACGGTATACATATGAATCCTTAAAGCAAACAAATAGGACTTTACCAGCCATCCCAACCACTATGATAATGACAGGCTTTTTCTTGAAAGGGAAGGATGATCCCTCAATATTAAGATTTTGCATCGACTTAGAGATATCATCATTCTCCTGAACCTATAACCAGAGAATGTATGCAGAAAAGGAGAATATTAGTTAAGGCCTAGCTTCCTCAGCCGTAATCAATCTGAAGAGTTGCAAAAGTAATCCAAATTAAGGATATTTGAAATCCAAATTAAGAATATTTGGAATCCAAAGTAATTTCTTAATTCAAATTGAGAAAATTCACCTTACTGTCAACTTGCATTGAACCCTCAGCCTCTTCTGGTACCTTTGCATCAATCTCCATTCAAGATAACTGCTAAGTCAGTGAAGCAAAGCCTTCTATCAACCTCAATGTAAAGTAATTAAGACCATATCAAGtgtaaaaaacaaaaaagtaaacTAGAAAAGTAGAAGACAACGAAAAAATGGTGACAATTAATAAATGTTGGAACATCACAAAAGGCCAACACCAAATTCCATAAAGATTCTGCCGACGGCTACGGATAAtaactttgagtttctttttttttaatgaaaaacctCAAACTAATGATCACTTTTGATAAAGCTCGAACTAGTGATATTGTTCTCAAACTAGTATGGAAACTTCTCAAATTCCAAATGGATCATTCCATTTGGAGTCTGATCTAGGATTTTGAGGTTTGGGGTGCAACTGTTTTGAACATAACCACGTTATTTATATGAATCAAATAAGGTATACATTTGGTTGGTTTGATATATTTTGGGCTATGATTCAGGGTACTCCTTTCAATTTCTAAACAAAAATCAATCTGAAAAAAAAGTTTGTATTTACTTTTTTGACACCCTAAAGCATTTTTTTCCCGATAAACCGTTGTGTCAAGGCCCGCTTTCGCTCCCTCAACTAATTCTATGGGTATGGGATACCTTTCACGGCAGCATCAACACATACCCAGATACCTGGTTAtactgtccaccaaggctaggaaaGATGAGAAGAATAACCTAATGTTTTTTGTCATTGCTGGGGtctgaacctgagacctcatgttCTCAACTCAATTCATTGACCACTGGGTCATACCATACGGTGCACCTTAAAGCAATTATAAACtctaataatatttaaaacaaaaaatagtgtATTCTTTTAATCATTCCTAAATGGCTAGATTACTTAATACGCTGCATCGAATTTGCACCCATTATTATAGAAGTTCAAGTTACAACACTAGAACAAGCTAGATTACAAGCATTCAAAGATGAAAATGTTAAACACAAACCATAAATAGAAGCACAGATAATAACTAGACAGCATAGAGCACCGTAGAACAACTTTTTAACACctcatttattttttaagtttctttttgataaccgtggtgtccgggccaactttcacgcacctcgactaaatccacggcATACCTTCCACCTCCCATTCAGCAAACCTAGGACAAATGGGAGGAATCA is a genomic window containing:
- the LOC107864703 gene encoding GPN-loop GTPase QQT2 — its product is MEIDAKVPEEAEGSMQVDSKVQENDDISKSMQNLNIEGSSFPFKKKPVIIIVVGMAGSGKTTFLHRLVCHTMASNLRGYVLNLDPAVLTLPFGANIDIRDTVRYKEVMKQFNLGPNGGILTSLNLFATKFDEVISVIEKRADQLDYVLVDTPGQIEIFTWSASGAIITEAFASTFPTVVTYVVDTPRSESPATFMSNMLYACSILYKTRLPLVLAFNKTDVANHEFALEWMKDFEVFHAALDADNTYTSTLTRSLSLALEEFYKNLRSVGVSAVSGAGMDAFFKAIDASAEEFMETYKADLDKRREEKQLLEENRRRENMEKLRKDMEKTRGETAVLSTGLKDGKGKDKAMMDEEDEEEEDDIRVFSDDEDAIDEDEDEEVAGFSF